The genomic segment taaattactctataattatattttcaaaattataaccaaaaactatttatgtgcttaaattaatttttttctttattttattaattatttattttgtcatttaatatattttgttCATCCAAATAGATATGTAATAGtgacataagacataaatatacatatttattattttgtcgttttgtatttttaattataaattattaattataattgctctaaccattaattaaataatatgtattatatataactttttgttggctttaaaaaatttaattaaatatttaaaatttgaacaaATAAACTTAAAGtcatagttttaatttaaattttttgaatattttattgtactgaatattgattttaaaaaaaatcaaaaaatagtatataattttaaaactagaatcaccatatataatatataaatcaaattattaaaatacaaaaatttaaattattatgaacactaaatttcaaactaataaacaacatcaaataatttattttaaaactagaatgcaccACATCTATAAATGTAAAAAGTGTGTATCCAATAGTTATTAATTTAACGgctcttttttaaaaaataaaataaaaattatcatatatttttttcaaaactaTCGAAAATGTTttggcatattttttttttaatatgtttatgtcgttattttataatatatgatatcATTTctttattcaaaatttaaatgacaattaaaaaatattataaaaataaattagcacattttctaaataaaattaagcaaacataCATTTCGTGTTGCTTTTACGTAGTATAAATATATGGGTTCACTTAACAATTGAGCTAAGACATACATATATTTAATAAActaattttgttttaaaataattacCAAGCTTCTCTAAAAATAATTTCGGGCTCCGTCACTCTATGCAGGCTATGGTACCAACGTTTTCGATGAGTTGTTCAAGGTTGATCGAGCAATGGATGAGGTTAAGTAGCAATTGTGGTGAAGAAGGGTGTGAAATAGATGTTGCACCTGAATTTCAGAGGTTTGCAGCTGATGTTATTGCTCGAACAGCTTTTGGAAGTAGCTATGAAGAGGGAAAGAAATTATTTGAACTACAAAAGCAACAGATTCCCCTAGTTTTTGAAGCTTATTACAACATTTATATCCCAGGTTTCAGGTGCATAAGGCTTCCATCTCTACCAAGATTCTTATATATTATTAACagttttcttaattaaaaatattttctaaTCATAATATATAGAAGAGTTTTAAAAGACTATAGAAGAAATTATATGTAAAACCCaaatttagttaatttttttctatttttacctAAAATTTTAAAACCGTTAATTAATACCTACTTTTTTAATTACAATGTCTATTTTACCATTTCTAGGTTTTGAAATGTAAACTACAAACCAAAAACGTAAACCATACTTTCATAAATATAAATCATAAGCGGAAAAATGTAAACCAAGAGTATAAAAATACAATGTGACTATTTTTAGTTAGTGAAAGATAGAAGTTGGTAGTTTTCAAAAAGAACCTATGACTATATTCCTATAATAGTTATAGATATTATTATTAGGGGCAACGAGCAAAATAGCCCCCAAAacaattattatttagataaatatcttagttttaaaaaaaatcaacaaacgACCCAATACAACAAATTAGTATAGCGAAATTCCACATTTACTCTTACCCTCTTTAACCTCTTTAGCCTTAGGTAAATCCTAATATTCACTTGGGATTTTGTGCAAAATGATAACTTAAgtaatcaacaatataaaatggtcatttctctataatttaaaaaatgagGACATTAACTTCCTCATGCCATTATTTTAggtcatttactataatttctcttattattattattattattattattattattattattattattattattattattattatttctaagttGTGTAAtagtttattaaataaaaatctaaatGTTATATTTTACATAAAATCACTACTATAAACTTGCATTTCTACATCCATCGATTATGTTATATGATGTGATAATGCCAGGGCCAGCCAGTCCTAAGAAATTGGAGACCCAAGAAAAAGTAATATTATGGAATTTTCGatgtaaataaaaaaatcattttgttatatacaaaaatggtatttttataaattatattagaaagtgttatttttataaattttgggTAATAGTTGGGCAACTAATTTGGCCAGCCCTAGGTCATGCAATATATTTACCACTTTGATCGATATGGATATAAGTGACATAATAACTCTATTATTTTGTAGAAGTATATATGAATACTAATTTTTATTGAATATTAATTATATACAGATTTATACCaacaaagaaaaatagaaaaagataTAAATTGGAGAATGAAATCACAGCCATACTAAGAGACATGATCCGAAAAAGAGAGGAAGATCATCTGAGCCAAACCAACAGAGGCAGTAATTTGCTGGATTTACTACTGTTAAATCACTCCAAAGAAGAATTATCTGAAAATGGTTTGACCATTGAGGAAATAATAGATGAGTGCAAGTTGTTCTACTTTGCTGGTCAAGAAACCACTGCTAATTTGCTGACGTGGACAATTATCATGTTGGCTATGCATCCTATTTGGCAACAAAGAGCTAGAGAAGAGGTTCTACACATGTGTGGAAATGAATCTAATCCTCACTTTGATGCCATTAATCGATTTAAGATTGTAAGTATTATAATTCAAACCACATTTTTATACATATTATTTGAGATAAAaataagggtttatacttttttggatcttgtgttttgtctcattaccttttatactctgtattttgacaaattatttgtaaaatagttcaaatagaacccgaaaaaataatttgtcaaaatacatggtctaaaaatgaattttttaaaatacaggatccaaacagttaataataaaaaatataaagtcTAAAAAATTATAAACCCTAAAAATAATGTAGATCGAGTTATTAATTTAATGGCTGAAATTTAAACATATTTGAAAAGTAAAAATTATCATGTTTAACCTTTATTTTAAATGTATTTATGTCCAATTTAATATAACGACAATGTAAGAAAAAAAACTTTAGTAAAAATAACAATGAAATGACTGTTTATAATGCATTGTGATTAAATGTACTTTtagtataattattaaatataaaaaatttaaaactaaaaatatattaataatagtTTGTAACTAAaaatatgttgaagtaattacAATCATTATTGGCAGATCAAGTGTGATgattattttttgggattttagcATAAACACCTGAGTTTTTTATTGATTGGCTATTTAGtttatgaatatatttttttattacaatCAAGTCCTTGAGTTTCAAAATCATAAGCAATTTAATTGATGATGCTTATATAGAACTCAAAAATTTAAtcgtcattttttttcttcaaaacttGAATTGCCAAACGTAAAAAACGTAGAAAATATTTATACTAAAACCCCTTATTTTTAACATGAATATTGCATTTACATGAACTATTGTTGTATGTGTAGATACCAATGATTTTGAATGAAGTTTTGAGGCTATACCCTTCATTGTGCAATACATATCGTCATAGCGAAAGAGAAACCACCATTGGAGGAATCACCATTCCTGGTGGAGTGGAGATATTCTTGTTGATGTTGTCTCTTCATCACGATTCAAAATACTGGGGCGACGACGTTGCAGAGTTCAAACCAGAAAGGTTTGCCAAGGGAGTAGCAAAATCTTCGAAAGACGATCAAGATGAAATCGCCTTTTACCCATTTGGTTGGGGACCAAGAATATGTTTAGGGCAAAACTTTGCAATGATCGAAGCTAAGATAGGGTTGGCTATGATTCTCCAACACTTCTCTTTCGAGTTATCTCCTTCTTACACTCATGCACCTTACTCTGTCATTAGTCTTAAGCCCCAACATGGAGCTCCAATTATATTTCATCGATTAAGTTGATGACTTATTTGTAAGGAAAATCTTATGTTTTACATGCGTATTTTGGAAAATCATAAGAAAGCTAAGGGGTGTACTGCTATTGGTGCACTactggtgcccaacaccacaaggATGTGACGTACTACTATTAGTGCAATTTAATATCAGGTCCTAGGGTGTCACATCATGTGATGTCAAACACTTATATAAGATGTATTTTTATAAGTTGTTGAATTTagtaatttttatattttaaattataataagcAAGGTTGGTATTAAATTATTCGACAGCACATATAAGATGTCGCATTATATAATGTTAGGCACAATAATAAAGTGTCTTATTGTTATATTCGACTTATTTGTATGAATAGTCTTATGTTCTATGTGTTTTGTTGCACCTATATATGTTAAAGTTCCAACACAAAAAACAATCTTAAGCTTCAACATTTGATGACATTACAAAAAATCTCATTATTTTTAGTGGTAAcaaaatttgtaactaaaattaAGTCTCAAAATAATTTCATGAGTATCATATCTTATCACTAAAATGTCTCTCACTAAGTATTAATTGACAAAATCACAACTTGTTGTGTCTAATATATCTAGTAAACTATTAAGCAAAGCTGATAgagtaattaaattaattaataaacaaTACTTATTTTAatggctatttaggatttttaccccccgaactattaccactaccgtatcgtgccccctaattttttcaggccgttaaaaattcccctcgaaatattcacagtaatgtaaagaaggacttccgttaactttcaacataTGTGGCTAACAAAATGCTGACATGACTCTTTACATgttgatgtgtcttggccatgtcagcgccatgtgtgtaattttaaattaaaaaatctataatcatattaaaaattaattaattaaacactaaaaaatagaattaataaattaaaccattttttatacattaaaaaaaataaaaaccatatttaaaaacaataaaattacacacatggccaagacacatcagcgtGTAAAGAGTCATGTCAGCattctgttagccacatgtgttgaaagttaacggaagtccttctttacattattgtgaatatttcgggtggaatttttaacggcctgaaaaaattaagGGCCACGATACgttagtggtaatagttcgggggataaaaatcctaaatagcctattttaatatatattttccctttttgttttcaaaacttTTGCTCCATATTTTGAGTATTCAGTCTAGCTATAGGTGGACACCGGAACCGGCAAACCAGCCAAAAATATGGAATTAATACTCGAGACTCGAGATATTAATAAgcaaagttttttatttttatttaatccaACTTGGTATGTTACTTATCACCATTTTCCAAGCCTCATTAGTCATtataataatgtttacaaatttcATAATAACAAAAGCAAAAGTAATATATAAAGAGTTTGGATTTGAAATAAGTCTTAGTCTTAATACATAGATTACATGAAATGTATAACTAAAATACCCTACAAATTAGTCTTGATACATAGATTACACATAGACCAAGAGACTGAAACTATAAAACCAATACTGACATTACTAAAACCTAAGAGTTTTGGGATATTGAGAAAGAAATAGCTGAAAATGAAAGGACCCCATCTTAAAATTTggctatatatataaatatttggaCCTTAGCTAGATACAAACAAACCCAGAAAAGAAAATGTCAAGTAAAGTAAAACCAAGCCTCGTCAACCTCTAGAAAATTACTCATCTCCTCCAAATTCAGAGACTCATCCTCCCCAAGAAAAGATAGATTCCCATGATTATTATTAATCTCATTCTTTTTGGGACACTCATAATGATCATgatcatgatcatgattatgatcatgatgatgatgatccACCTCTTTAATCACCTGAGCCATATTATTGGTCCTAGTATTTCTCTCCTTAATTTGCTTCATTTTTTTACTCAGATGGGAATTCCAATAGTTCTTAATCTCATTGTCAGTTCGACCAGGTAATCTTCCAGCAATTAATGACCAcctattatatataaataaagattgaattatatatacatatatatatgagataaataaataaatttaattaattattacctGTTTCCCAAGAGTTTATGAAGCCTAAGAATCAAGTCCTCTTCTTGGTCAGAAATATTGCCTCTTTTAATGTTAGGTCTAAGATAATTCATCCATCTCAACCTGCAACTCTTTCCACATCGATTCAAACCTgcaaaattcacatataatatatatatatatatatatatatcttcaagTTGGGTTTATGCATATATAGCTGAtccatacacacacacatatatatatatatttatacctgCTTTGATAGCAAGAGATTTCCACTTGGTTGGGCCATGGAGTTGAATAACTTGAGCAAGTTTTTGGTCTTCTTCTGGTGTCCATGATCCTGATCTGTTGGCTTCTTTCTTCGATGATTGAGAACTTATAGACATTCTTTTACCTCTTGGTAATAAAATAGTTCAATAATGATTTGATTTGATGATGAGTGATATCTATAGATCCGTGTATATGCTTAATTAATAGAAGAATATACACTAGTTAACATGTCTTAcatgatacatatatatacacacatatatatattgcacaaaagttatcaaaatatttttcacatttttgtTTTACACATGTTCCGTCACTTTAGTGGGGtcatacatatgtatatataggATGCGAagacttttcaaattaattgtaATAAAGATTTAAAAGggttttatttaatatatatatttatatatataatagttgTGGCGGACTCATTTATATAATTTGGGTTTAAATTATTATTAGTAGATCAATTTTAACCTCATTTATACATATGATAATATTGTACCCTAAATTTATCACGAGTTCACTTGCCAGCTCGAGTACATAGAAAAACAACCAAGTAAAATAACTAGTTATTAATCATGTGAATAGCTTGAGACTCATAATGATCAGACCCAATGTTAGGCGTCCTGGATTTACTACGAGCTCGGAGTTAGATAGTTGTCAAACACGAGctcaggtgagatattcagctcgcgAGGACCTAGATATAATATATACTGAAGGATTCCACGAGACTCGAGAAATATTTATACTctcattaatgaccaggctgtctcatatatatatatataatttattacccgagatagcaggagcatatttattctgttatcaaatcacatcccattataaatggaaataatttgtattaattatgAACCATATACAATTACGCGTTTTATTTACACGGTGACCCAAACCTGTCTAGGAATCcctctataaatactaggaatgttggacagggaaggggacgaattgtttctgtaatactgaaactctgccaaaatagatagagaaacaataataatattgactcgtggactaggtgggttttaaccactgaaccacgtaaaagttctgggCTTTTGAGTGGGTACTTGTTATTTCAATGCGGTTtattatctagcactaatctacctattttatttcttaatatactgttggcgaaaaatcgcgtcaacagtttgatgctttcattaagGGTAAATTAGTGCTTTTTAAGTTCCAATCAATTTtaatcatggtgctcactcgctcaatgcacgataatgagatagaacatcctggtgggcaggaggcctaTCATACCGCTATTCCAAATGAAAGGGGCTCAGATGTTCCGCAACGTCCGGGGAAACAACCGGCAAGTCAGGGCGATATTGGGAGTTCAGCGTCGCTACCGCCAAATCCTAACCCAGGCTATCTGACTGCTATcgagatggaaaacatgcagttgaggagccatctcgctagagCAAACAGGCATATCGAGGAGGTCttagctcggttaccccctcttgcaaccgacattaatgtcggaAAGTCCCATAGGAAAAACCGTCCTAAACCGAGTCAATCTGTCAGAACTGCCACTCTGAGTTCTGTGCCTTCCAGGCGAAGTCACCAGAATGATCTGTCAGAACTGCCACTCCGAGTTCTATGCCTTCGGACCGCACATGTtgaagtttgatggagatggagatccatctgatcacctcgaaatgtttaacaccatgatgatggctcacaatgtcaggctcgatctaaggtgtatcttgttccctgcaactTTGGTCGGACCTGCCAATCAGTGGTTTAaaaaatacaagaggcattccataagctcatggaagaaattttcttctgatttcaaaaaaACATTCTGAGCTTCATAGGCAGCTCAggttgaggctgattcattggccaatgtaaagcaacaacctggTGAAACGCTGAAGGCATATCTGAGCAGATTTGCTAATGTTGATGTGCGAGTTAGGGACGTTGATGACAGCttcaagctcatggcaatgaggaaaGGAATCATcgttgggggcgacctatggaaaGAACTCCAAAGAGAAGGAGTTAAAAGCGTAGACGAATTCTTGGTCCAacctcaagaatggataaacctggaggaggcgcgagcttctGTCGCATGAACCAGCCAGACTCATGTccaacccgttggagcggtaacagagGTTGCaactacggctcaaaccgttacctagaataaccaatGGGGGAATGATGAGGGCGACTAGAGCGGGACgaagaaaaacaagtccgtggACAAGTTCAAACCCATCTATGCTACATTTACCGACCTAACGAACACCCGAGAGCACATCTTTCTGGCtaattctaatcgccttccatggaagaagcctgAACCTTTGAGAAACCATAGGGCAAAGAAAGATCTTTCAAAATTCtgccgattccataatgacatcgatcataatactgatgattatCGGCAGCTGAAGAATgaaattgaaactctcatcagagctggatCGTTgacccagtacgcccgaaatcgagTAGTTCCTAATCAGCCCGTCGGGCAGAACTCTCAATCAGTCCCAGAAGCTCTGATAGGCCAATCCGGAGCTCAGGAAAACCAGGTCGagcctcctccaatagtaggaggagatataaccactattgtagggggacctcatttggcaggcacaaaCAGCGAGACCCAAAAGAAGTACATTAATGAGTTGAAGACTCATAACTGGTATTTTGTTTAATCGCTCTtcatttttaagttgacgaaaaacggcgtcaacactttttatttaattataataatatatttaaaaaatcttaaatttatttaatttttttattcttaaaatTAAATTTTCAATAAACTATAGCTACATTATTTTAACAGTACTTTAGGTAATATTGTCGCAACAGTAAACATTAAGAATTTTCACTATAATGACCAGGGAAATATAATGCAAAAATGTATTATATAGTAAGATTAAAGTACCCAAAataaatttatcaaaaaaaaaaaaaccaaaatatataaataagtgtAATAATGTTTAAAGTTGAAAAATACTTTAAATTATTAGCGGCCAAAATTGGAGAAACACACATGATTTCAATGTTTGGGAACGTGAGAGAATCTTCTATTTTGAGAAGAACTGGACGAAATTGTCCTGGTTAGTCCCTTCCAAATAACCACCACATGATCATCATCAGTGTCATATATATCATCATCACGCTTTGAACTCTTCGTCTACaccaccaatatatatatatatataaaaaaaaaattatcttataAGAGTTCATTTTAAGCCCTACTGGTGGAACTCTTTACTATTCTCGATTTGTAAACAATTTTCGACACATTTTTTTtgtatgaccgtatatattgtagttgtttagagcatcttgtaaattttcagaaaattccgaatagtttacagtactgaaaactagatTTAAACAtcttgttttccacgcgcataaaaaaaatcagtcacgcgtgcaacaacatgtttaaacatagttttcggtactataaactattccgaattttctaaaaatcgcgcCGATACTCTAAAcagttacaatatacacggtcataaaaaaaatcgcgttgAAAACTGTTCAAAAGTCGAaaacactgagagtcccaccGGTAAGGCTTAAAATGAAGTCTCTGTAagaaaattgtcatatatatatatatatcttaaatataCATTACAAAAATACTCTTGGAATAGTACTTATAATAGGTTTAATTTGGATCCAAATGAACAAATATTtgttctttattattattattattattgaacttAGTTAATAAGCAAAATTAGTGATGCTGAAAGTGAAAATCAAAAGTTTAGCATTTACAAATCAAAATTTAGGATGCAATATAAATTCAaccttgcatatatatatattgaagaaTATAATCAAAAGTAATTTGTTGAAGGGttaatattaattgtgttatacCATGATTTCGAGACGAACGATTTATCTCGAAATGAAAGCTCGAGAAACGATGTGATGAACTCGAATGCATATGGTTATTAGCAACAAT from the Humulus lupulus chromosome X, drHumLupu1.1, whole genome shotgun sequence genome contains:
- the LOC133804520 gene encoding cytochrome P450 CYP72A616-like, giving the protein MILYALLKVLYNIWWKPIHLEKLLRHQGIKGTSYKLLRGDLDEIKRSTIEAQSKPMSLNNHEIMPRVFPFFHDLMQKYGRVCMTWIGTKPRVIIGEPELIRMILADKNNDFVKPKLANPLAGFLLVGVASLEGDRWAKRRQKITHAFHLDKLKAMVPTFSMSCSRLIEQWMRLSSNCGEEGCEIDVAPEFQRFAADVIARTAFGSSYEEGKKLFELQKQQIPLVFEAYYNIYIPGFRFIPTKKNRKRYKLENEITAILRDMIRKREEDHLSQTNRGSNLLDLLLLNHSKEELSENGLTIEEIIDECKLFYFAGQETTANLLTWTIIMLAMHPIWQQRAREEVLHMCGNESNPHFDAINRFKIIPMILNEVLRLYPSLCNTYRHSERETTIGGITIPGGVEIFLLMLSLHHDSKYWGDDVAEFKPERFAKGVAKSSKDDQDEIAFYPFGWGPRICLGQNFAMIEAKIGLAMILQHFSFELSPSYTHAPYSVISLKPQHGAPIIFHRLS
- the LOC133803645 gene encoding transcription factor MYB114-like gives rise to the protein MSISSQSSKKEANRSGSWTPEEDQKLAQVIQLHGPTKWKSLAIKAGLNRCGKSCRLRWMNYLRPNIKRGNISDQEEDLILRLHKLLGNRWSLIAGRLPGRTDNEIKNYWNSHLSKKMKQIKERNTRTNNMAQVIKEVDHHHHDHNHDHDHDHYECPKKNEINNNHGNLSFLGEDESLNLEEMSNFLEVDEAWFYFT